A window of the Bacteroidia bacterium genome harbors these coding sequences:
- a CDS encoding T9SS type A sorting domain-containing protein: MFVCAKPPTDDLENQGTGCAPADKQAGNEFYDACGIKARMTSGSNGSLAATLITDGTPGSSQSFSCVNNTGDWLWFRFKAGTMQPLMLSGLSNAHTYALQIASTSGSIDVDQIVIAEDKNLALQPQPDFCSSIATALCSPSVFTINSGNVADVADGTTSITDQIIELTVNLTLDPTVPFDFTGKTVICSPNVKITVPASGSLTIDNSHLMACSSLWDGIVLEDETSVLTVDNSVIEDAFNAIKIDGDPATAPAISVSNSTFDHNAISIRENGEAVTDYSTMTITNCTFRCKDRHLLLPAPFDDNVSYSHIVLNAPENLTIGTSASDANIFADAEYGIVLGNPVSFNIDYNIFKDMISVSRPLLYARTANAYTYSMDMYQEARPVPMVASGYGLVLNSYIYTPVPTGTRSITHNVFENMRNGFSSVGTQADFENNTLSNIEQAAVEFSYISGASISCAHNSIGTVQNGIVINNCIGNTAISIDKNNMSIKTPADYMYYTSGISVVSNQVATNNISITDNYIYSQGTYGILALNEPNLTITGNSVHMEQPYSFVKEMPAVDITGCSNAVVSCNVINGSFNGDDELLKGRIGLRAVNSSDITVSQNELKYVQKGLLFIQNCDNSSILANILGYMNLGIVAGDEFSVANGVVGDQYGIGSEAPGNEYNGTGNSVFIAYDGSPTIFGGTFRFNTSAIVINNINMSTNVNDPNTGDCIKCYTSAVNGSSNGGPFSPQFADPPYQPASCVSSPLINIGSIAYMEAICSDTLPDDDALKNTVVYRKYSLYEFLSNNINYLDSSAVIDSFYTACNFDNIGALFALNQKMTELADTAVLANKSTLLDKLTEAGALTSALNTTDAYSINQRNVNKVLFKLLVYGSELLNADDSTALASIANQCLYTGGLAVAQARALYNAIEEYRYYDETALCPGGISARMGGNAEAEAKQPDKKRSAGVYPNPNTGTFNVTLSEKAENGWIEITDIAGRLISRKPLADDALVTTLAIEAAHGSYFYCIKGNGKVIKNGKIIIMK, translated from the coding sequence ATGTTTGTGTGTGCTAAGCCCCCTACGGACGATTTGGAAAATCAGGGAACGGGGTGTGCGCCAGCGGACAAACAAGCAGGCAATGAATTTTATGATGCCTGCGGAATAAAAGCGCGTATGACATCCGGCAGCAACGGCAGCTTAGCTGCCACTTTGATAACGGACGGCACACCCGGTTCATCACAATCTTTTTCATGTGTTAACAATACGGGTGATTGGTTATGGTTCCGTTTTAAAGCCGGAACCATGCAACCGCTTATGCTTTCAGGATTATCAAATGCACATACCTATGCTCTGCAAATTGCATCAACATCCGGAAGCATTGATGTTGACCAGATAGTTATTGCCGAAGACAAAAACCTTGCTTTGCAGCCGCAGCCCGATTTCTGTTCTTCCATTGCAACTGCTTTATGCTCTCCTTCTGTTTTTACCATAAACAGCGGTAATGTTGCCGATGTAGCCGATGGCACTACATCAATAACCGATCAAATTATAGAGTTAACTGTAAATTTAACGCTTGACCCCACCGTGCCGTTTGACTTTACAGGCAAAACCGTTATTTGCTCCCCCAATGTAAAAATTACTGTGCCTGCCAGCGGATCGTTAACTATTGATAACTCTCACCTGATGGCTTGCAGCAGCTTATGGGACGGCATAGTGCTTGAAGACGAAACATCTGTGCTGACAGTTGACAATTCCGTAATTGAAGATGCGTTTAACGCCATAAAAATTGATGGCGACCCGGCAACAGCCCCTGCAATAAGCGTATCAAACTCAACCTTTGACCACAATGCCATCAGCATTAGGGAAAATGGCGAAGCGGTAACCGATTACTCAACCATGACCATTACAAACTGCACCTTCCGGTGCAAGGACAGGCATCTTCTTCTTCCCGCTCCGTTTGATGATAATGTGAGCTACAGCCACATTGTGCTCAATGCTCCGGAAAATCTTACCATAGGAACATCAGCATCTGATGCCAATATTTTTGCCGATGCCGAATATGGCATTGTGCTTGGCAACCCGGTAAGCTTTAATATAGATTATAACATCTTTAAGGACATGATTTCCGTATCCAGACCATTGCTGTATGCAAGAACGGCTAATGCCTATACTTACTCAATGGATATGTATCAGGAAGCAAGACCTGTGCCTATGGTTGCTTCAGGTTACGGGTTGGTTCTTAATTCATACATCTATACGCCAGTTCCGACAGGCACAAGAAGCATTACGCATAATGTATTTGAAAATATGCGAAACGGATTTTCATCTGTTGGCACACAGGCTGATTTTGAAAATAATACATTAAGCAACATAGAGCAGGCTGCGGTAGAGTTTTCTTATATTTCAGGCGCTTCCATAAGTTGCGCTCACAATAGCATTGGTACCGTGCAAAACGGAATAGTGATTAATAACTGCATTGGCAATACCGCCATCAGCATTGACAAAAATAACATGAGCATTAAAACGCCTGCTGATTATATGTATTACACATCAGGAATAAGCGTGGTGAGCAACCAGGTTGCAACCAACAATATTTCCATAACCGATAATTACATTTACAGCCAAGGCACGTATGGAATTTTAGCCCTTAATGAGCCAAACCTAACCATTACGGGAAACTCCGTTCACATGGAGCAGCCTTATAGTTTTGTTAAGGAAATGCCTGCCGTGGATATTACGGGTTGCAGCAATGCTGTTGTCAGTTGCAATGTTATTAACGGCTCATTTAATGGCGATGATGAGTTGCTGAAAGGCAGAATAGGACTTAGAGCCGTTAACAGCAGCGACATTACCGTAAGCCAAAATGAGTTAAAATATGTGCAAAAAGGACTTTTATTCATTCAGAATTGCGATAATAGTTCTATATTAGCCAACATTTTAGGATACATGAACTTGGGAATTGTTGCCGGTGATGAATTTAGCGTTGCCAACGGAGTGGTGGGCGACCAGTATGGCATTGGTAGCGAAGCACCCGGAAATGAATATAACGGAACAGGCAACAGTGTTTTTATAGCCTATGATGGTAGCCCGACAATTTTTGGCGGCACATTCCGGTTTAATACATCGGCAATTGTTATTAATAACATTAATATGTCCACCAATGTGAATGACCCCAATACAGGTGATTGCATTAAATGCTATACTTCTGCTGTTAATGGCTCTTCAAACGGAGGTCCTTTTTCACCACAATTCGCAGATCCGCCATATCAGCCTGCAAGCTGTGTGAGCTCACCGTTAATAAATATCGGCTCCATAGCTTATATGGAAGCTATATGCAGCGATACGCTCCCTGATGACGATGCATTGAAAAACACTGTGGTGTACAGGAAATACAGCCTGTATGAGTTTTTGAGCAATAATATTAATTATCTTGACAGCAGCGCGGTAATAGACAGCTTTTACACAGCCTGCAATTTCGATAACATTGGCGCATTGTTTGCGTTAAATCAAAAAATGACAGAGCTTGCCGACACCGCAGTGCTTGCAAATAAATCAACGCTGCTGGATAAATTAACTGAAGCAGGTGCGCTTACCTCTGCGCTAAATACGACAGACGCTTACAGCATTAACCAGAGAAATGTTAACAAAGTGCTGTTTAAGCTGCTGGTTTATGGCAGTGAGCTGCTCAATGCTGACGACTCTACCGCCCTTGCCAGCATAGCTAACCAGTGCTTATACACAGGCGGGCTTGCTGTGGCGCAGGCAAGGGCATTGTATAATGCCATTGAGGAGTACCGTTATTATGACGAAACTGCCCTATGCCCCGGTGGCATAAGCGCGCGCATGGGCGGCAATGCAGAAGCGGAAGCGAAGCAACCCGACAAAAAGCGAAGTGCAGGCGTGTATCCTAACCCGAACACGGGAACATTTAATGTTACGCTAAGCGAAAAAGCGGAAAACGGGTGGATAGAAATTACGGACATAGCCGGAAGGCTGATAAGCCGTAAACCATTGGCTGACGATGCGCTGGTAACAACGCTTGCAATAGAAGCGGCTCATGGCAGTTATTTTTACTGCATAAAAGGTAATGGAAAAGTAATTAAGAACGGAAAGATTATAATTATGAAGTAA
- a CDS encoding T9SS type A sorting domain-containing protein, with protein sequence MKKIAIILSIISMSAHSQHRDNIWMMGIYAAFIPYSNYYYMDFTNGNPDTVVQYRKMPMYITNASICDTAGNLLFYTNGEWIANADGDTLLNSQNFNPGYYTQYYSPVGLGFSQAALFLPFSDTSQFYYVVSESAEEFINKDSVLDAQPFYLTYSIIDATLDSGRGGGLPNAKNINIINDTLLLGRITACKHANGRDWWVVVHKYYSDVYYKLLFTESGVYGPYTQQIGSLFPAKILTPFGYDDFDIAGMACFSPDGSKYATVGPSRIMEVLDFDRCTGMFSNAQTVNIPINPGYNWALGCSFSPNSRFLYANTYMRGYQYDTYAANIDSSGILVAVYDSFVDPFQTYFFINQLGPDGKIYLSTWGGNRSLHVIEYPDSLGASCNFNQHSYGLPHNNIGNTTVPNLPNYRLGRLVGSACDTLTNLTYTPQPPKGGVRVMPNPNNGNFIVSYELPQNTSGKLEIFDINGRAVYSQNLPQWSTLQFISLPKLSNGVYQCIITSGNYVTQKKLVVIH encoded by the coding sequence ATGAAAAAAATTGCAATCATACTCAGTATTATTTCTATGTCGGCTCATAGTCAACACAGAGATAATATATGGATGATGGGTATTTATGCTGCTTTTATTCCTTATAGCAATTACTATTATATGGATTTTACAAACGGCAATCCTGATACGGTTGTCCAATACCGTAAAATGCCCATGTATATTACTAATGCCAGCATTTGCGACACAGCAGGTAATTTACTTTTTTATACCAATGGTGAATGGATAGCCAATGCTGATGGTGATACCTTGTTAAACAGCCAGAATTTTAACCCGGGATATTATACACAGTATTACTCTCCAGTTGGTTTAGGGTTTTCACAGGCGGCATTGTTTTTACCTTTCAGTGATACCTCGCAGTTTTATTATGTGGTTTCTGAAAGCGCTGAAGAGTTTATTAATAAAGATTCTGTTTTAGATGCCCAGCCATTTTATTTAACGTACAGCATAATAGACGCCACGCTTGACAGCGGGCGGGGGGGGGGGCTTCCCAATGCAAAAAATATAAATATTATAAACGATACGTTACTGCTTGGACGCATAACAGCCTGCAAACATGCCAATGGCAGAGACTGGTGGGTGGTGGTGCATAAATATTATTCCGATGTATATTACAAGTTGCTGTTTACTGAAAGCGGTGTTTACGGACCCTACACACAACAGATAGGCTCTTTGTTTCCTGCAAAAATTTTAACGCCATTCGGTTATGATGATTTTGATATTGCCGGCATGGCGTGTTTTTCGCCTGACGGAAGCAAGTATGCAACGGTAGGTCCGAGCCGTATAATGGAAGTGCTGGATTTTGACCGTTGCACGGGTATGTTCAGCAATGCGCAAACGGTAAATATTCCCATAAACCCCGGTTATAACTGGGCATTGGGTTGCAGTTTTTCGCCAAACAGCAGGTTTTTATATGCCAATACCTACATGCGCGGCTATCAGTACGATACTTATGCCGCCAATATTGACAGTTCGGGAATATTGGTTGCAGTGTATGATAGCTTTGTGGATCCGTTTCAAACTTATTTTTTTATCAACCAACTTGGACCTGATGGAAAAATATATTTAAGCACTTGGGGAGGTAACCGCAGTCTTCATGTAATAGAATATCCTGACAGCTTAGGAGCATCATGTAATTTTAACCAGCACAGTTATGGATTACCGCATAATAATATTGGTAATACTACCGTTCCTAACTTACCTAATTACCGTTTAGGGAGGTTAGTGGGTAGTGCGTGTGATACACTTACAAACCTCACCTATACCCCCCAGCCCCCTAAAGGGGGAGTAAGGGTAATGCCTAATCCTAATAATGGTAATTTTATTGTGAGTTATGAGTTGCCGCAAAATACAAGTGGAAAATTGGAAATTTTTGATATAAACGGCAGAGCCGTGTATTCTCAAAACTTGCCTCAATGGA
- a CDS encoding transposase, producing MSSKYKFHTPDAIYFVTFSVINWIDVFTRNGYKDILIDSIKHCQKEKGLVVHAWVIMTNHVHMIISKNGTCVLPDIMRDLKKFTAYKITGAIMENSQESRREWMFNLFKRAGERNSNNTNWQFWQQDNHPVELTDARMQEQKLNYIHENPVRAGFVYNPEDYVYSSATDYCGSKGLIDLVLLE from the coding sequence ATGAGTTCCAAGTATAAGTTTCACACTCCTGATGCCATATATTTTGTTACTTTTTCGGTTATAAACTGGATTGATGTTTTTACAAGAAACGGTTATAAAGATATTTTAATTGACAGTATAAAACATTGCCAAAAAGAAAAAGGCTTAGTGGTTCATGCTTGGGTTATTATGACCAATCATGTACACATGATTATTTCTAAAAACGGAACATGTGTGCTGCCTGATATAATGCGCGACCTTAAAAAATTTACAGCCTATAAAATTACAGGGGCAATTATGGAAAATTCTCAGGAAAGCAGGCGCGAATGGATGTTTAATCTTTTTAAACGGGCTGGTGAAAGAAATTCCAACAATACAAACTGGCAGTTTTGGCAACAGGATAATCATCCTGTTGAATTAACTGATGCAAGAATGCAAGAACAAAAATTAAATTACATACATGAAAATCCTGTGCGGGCAGGATTTGTTTATAACCCTGAAGACTATGTGTACAGTAGCGCAACGGATTATTGCGGCAGCAAAGGGCTTATTGACTTAGTGCTGCTTGAATGA
- a CDS encoding T9SS type A sorting domain-containing protein, whose protein sequence is MKSFVFNEEYIETPIDTGNGRYGYGVYETELGTELINFNLAPNPAKNNVMATFDLINETDVATITITDMQGRKVYEQKATTSQNEMQLDVSPHWRKSSDLCPTIIQAALSQ, encoded by the coding sequence GTGAAATCATTTGTTTTTAACGAGGAATATATAGAAACACCTATTGACACAGGCAACGGCCGGTATGGTTACGGTGTCTATGAAACAGAATTAGGTACAGAGCTCATTAATTTTAACTTAGCCCCCAATCCGGCAAAAAATAATGTAATGGCAACCTTTGATTTAATAAATGAAACCGATGTAGCAACCATAACCATAACCGACATGCAGGGCAGAAAAGTATATGAGCAAAAAGCTACCACCAGTCAAAATGAAATGCAACTTGATGTAAGCCCCCACTGGCGCAAGTCTTCAGACTTGTGCCCTACTATCATTCAAGCAGCACTAAGTCAATAA
- a CDS encoding T9SS type A sorting domain-containing protein, giving the protein MKKNIVFILCFFISVCHAQKQDNIWMLGFNNQPSSNYYYLDFSNGFPDTIRHYRKMSFFITNASICDTAGNLLFYTNGEWIANADGDTLLNSQNFNPGYYTQYYSPVGLGFSQAALFLPFSDTSRLYYVVSESAELFINKDSAYDAQPFYLTYSIIDASLDSGRGGGLPNAKNINIINDTLLLGRITACKHANGRDWWVVVHKYYSDIYYKLLFTENGVYGPYTQQIGSLFPAKILTPFGYDDFDIAGMACFSPDGSKYATVGPSRIMEVLDFDRCTGMFSNAQTVNIPINPGYNWALGCSFSPNSRFLYANTYQRGYQYDTYAANIDSSGILVAVYDSFVDPFQTYFFINQLGPDGKIYLSTWGGNRSLHVIEYPDSLGVSCNFNQHSYILPQSIGNNSVPNLPNYRLGRLVGSACDTLTGIAPSPLENPDSYREGVRVMPNPNAGNFIVSYELPQNTKGKLEIFDINGRAVYSQNLPQWSTLQNISIPKISNGVYQCIITSGNYVTQKKLVVIH; this is encoded by the coding sequence ATGAAAAAAAATATCGTTTTTATCCTGTGTTTTTTTATATCCGTATGCCATGCGCAAAAGCAAGATAATATATGGATGTTAGGATTTAATAATCAACCTTCTTCTAATTATTATTATCTTGATTTTTCTAATGGTTTTCCCGATACAATTAGACACTATCGTAAAATGTCCTTTTTTATTACTAATGCCAGCATTTGCGACACAGCAGGTAATTTACTTTTTTATACCAATGGTGAATGGATAGCCAATGCTGATGGCGATACCTTGTTAAACAGCCAGAATTTTAACCCGGGATATTATACACAGTATTACTCTCCAGTTGGTTTAGGGTTTTCACAGGCGGCATTGTTTTTACCTTTCAGTGATACCTCGCGGCTTTATTATGTGGTTTCTGAAAGCGCTGAACTATTTATTAATAAAGACTCTGCGTATGATGCACAACCGTTTTATTTAACGTACAGCATAATAGACGCCTCGCTTGACAGCGGACGGGGGGGGGGGCTTCCTAATGCAAAAAACATAAATATTATAAACGATACGTTACTGCTTGGACGCATAACAGCCTGCAAACATGCCAACGGCAGAGACTGGTGGGTGGTGGTGCATAAATACTATTCCGATATATATTACAAGCTGCTGTTTACCGAAAACGGTGTTTACGGACCCTACACGCAGCAGATAGGCTCTTTGTTTCCTGCAAAAATTTTAACGCCATTCGGTTATGATGATTTTGATATTGCCGGCATGGCGTGTTTTTCGCCTGACGGCAGCAAATATGCAACGGTGGGTCCGAGCCGTATAATGGAAGTGCTGGATTTTGACCGTTGCACAGGTATGTTCAGCAATGCGCAAACGGTAAATATTCCCATAAACCCCGGTTATAACTGGGCATTGGGTTGCAGTTTTTCGCCAAACAGCAGGTTTTTATATGCCAATACCTATCAGCGCGGCTATCAGTATGATACCTATGCTGCAAACATCGACAGTTCAGGAATATTGGTTGCTGTATATGATAGCTTTGTTGATCCGTTTCAAACTTATTTTTTTATCAACCAGCTTGGACCTGATGGGAAAATATATTTAAGCACTTGGGGAGGTAACCGTAGCCTTCATGTAATAGAATATCCTGACAGCTTAGGAGTATCATGTAATTTTAATCAGCACAGTTATATATTACCGCAATCTATAGGTAATAATAGTGTTCCTAATTTACCTAATTACCGCTTAGGGAGGTTGGTTGGTAGTGCGTGCGATACGCTTACAGGCATAGCTCCCTCTCCTTTGGAGAATCCCGATAGCTATCGGGAGGGAGTAAGGGTAATGCCTAATCCTAATGCAGGTAATTTTATTGTAAGTTATGAGTTGCCGCAAAATACAAAAGGCAAGTTAGAAATTTTTGATATAAACGGCAGAGCCGTGTATTCCCAAAACTTGCCTCAATGGAGTACGTTGCAAAATATTTCCATTCCGAAAATTTCAAATGGAGTTTATCAATGTATCATCACATCAGGAAATTATGTTACACAGAAAAAACTTGTTGTCATACATTAA
- a CDS encoding T9SS type A sorting domain-containing protein, whose protein sequence is MKHFLATFLLCALWTNVMAQFILFDRHYEFGTWTAGWSIVNLTDSTYIIVGSNDSLLPDGDNYNGIAVKINIYGDTLISKQFVPWDNFDTLLLGPNSDDQFKSIVKTDDNNLLAAGLTQSYGATNYYDLDLFLVKLNYNLDTLWTKAISHPNDTSFRPNQIIPTSDGGYLIGGWLTSYYTVDVRAFLCKVDSVGNLLWYKSYSNLYLTSTIWNMIETTDHGFLCSGSVFNQQYQGVPILFKVDSIGNFQQTVFNFSGMIRSFGANLIATTDSNYVWTSYNPTGINNIYQYRFIKTDATGVIFWDKSFGLFKDGGPTGVLQTPDGGYLMCGGNGLVTGGGLMQGILLKLDANGDSVWARFYGNPSDYAAFWDIEPCADGGYIMCGETYCCNFTPGVGNTSSLWLVKTDSLGLLVTGIEEETIFKNSTLSAFPNPTTTYCAFTTTVPQTNHTGAGKKGASIILFDMRGKQLLEQPLQVGENTVQLSLTNYIAGTYLAVLVIDGYNAARVKVVKQ, encoded by the coding sequence ATGAAACATTTTTTAGCCACCTTTCTTCTTTGTGCTTTATGGACTAACGTCATGGCGCAGTTCATTCTCTTTGACAGGCATTATGAATTTGGTACATGGACAGCAGGATGGTCAATAGTTAATTTAACTGACTCAACTTATATAATAGTTGGATCGAATGATAGCTTGTTGCCTGATGGTGATAATTATAATGGAATAGCAGTTAAGATTAATATTTATGGCGATACGCTTATTTCAAAGCAGTTTGTTCCTTGGGATAATTTTGATACATTGCTTTTGGGTCCAAATTCAGACGACCAGTTTAAATCAATTGTAAAAACGGATGATAACAACTTATTAGCTGCAGGATTAACCCAAAGCTATGGAGCTACTAACTATTACGATCTTGATCTTTTTTTAGTAAAGCTAAATTACAACTTAGACACCTTATGGACAAAAGCCATTAGCCACCCAAACGATACATCCTTTAGACCTAACCAAATTATTCCAACCAGTGATGGCGGCTATTTAATTGGCGGATGGTTAACTTCTTATTACACCGTAGATGTGCGTGCATTTTTATGTAAGGTTGATAGTGTTGGAAATTTATTGTGGTATAAAAGTTATAGTAATCTATATTTAACAAGTACAATATGGAATATGATAGAAACAACAGATCATGGATTTTTATGCTCAGGTTCGGTTTTTAATCAACAGTATCAAGGTGTTCCAATACTATTTAAGGTTGACTCAATAGGGAATTTTCAACAAACAGTCTTCAATTTTTCGGGGATGATTAGAAGTTTTGGAGCCAATTTAATTGCAACAACTGATAGTAATTACGTTTGGACATCATATAACCCAACGGGTATTAACAATATTTACCAATATCGCTTTATTAAGACAGATGCAACAGGAGTAATTTTTTGGGATAAATCTTTTGGACTTTTTAAAGATGGTGGGCCTACTGGCGTTTTGCAAACACCAGATGGTGGTTACTTAATGTGCGGAGGCAATGGGCTTGTAACAGGCGGTGGACTTATGCAAGGCATACTTTTAAAATTAGATGCGAATGGCGATTCGGTTTGGGCACGTTTTTATGGTAACCCATCTGACTATGCGGCTTTTTGGGATATTGAACCCTGTGCTGATGGCGGTTACATTATGTGTGGAGAAACATACTGTTGCAACTTTACGCCTGGTGTAGGCAACACAAGCAGCTTGTGGTTGGTAAAAACAGATAGCTTGGGCTTGTTGGTAACAGGCATAGAGGAAGAAACCATATTTAAAAATTCAACGCTAAGTGCTTTCCCTAATCCAACAACAACCTATTGTGCTTTTACAACCACCGTACCGCAAACTAACCACACAGGCGCAGGTAAAAAAGGTGCAAGCATTATTTTGTTTGATATGCGTGGCAAACAACTTTTAGAACAACCACTACAAGTTGGTGAAAACACTGTGCAGCTAAGTTTAACCAACTATATAGCGGGCACCTACCTTGCTGTGTTGGTGATTGATGGATATAATGCAGCACGAGTTAAGGTGGTGAAACAATAA